The Candidatus Hydrogenedentota bacterium genomic interval GTGTGCCTGATCCCGCTCGGCATGCTGGCATGGTCAACGCCGGCCTCGTGGAGCGTTGCGCATTTCGCGTTGTTCGCCACGGGGTTGTTGATGGGCTATTTTGCCAAGTCGGCCGTGTTCGATCCCTGCGCCTCGGCGGCCATGGTCGTTACGTTCCTCGACGAGGCGGAGATTTTGGCGCCCGACGCCGAATGGGATCGCAAAGTCGAGGCGGCCTGCCCCGCCTATGCGGAATTGAAGGAAAAGGGACGGCCCATCAAGCGGGCGCGCGCGAAAAAAACGCCCAAAGAAACGGGGGCATGAAATCCGTGGAATTTGCTCCGCGGGCTCTTGCGTTTGTCCGGAAAATTCAGCACAATAAACGATCACCGGTTGAAACTTGCACGGCCGGTTTCGGGTCGAAATGGGCAGGAACGGCGAATAATCGTCTAAGGAGAAATGAACCATGGCAATGTCACGCAGGCAATTCTTGGGTTCCACGGCCTCGGCGGTAATCGTGGCGGGAACGATGGCAAAGGGCAAGGTGTTCGGCGCAAACGATCGCATTCGCGTGTGCTGCATCGGAATTCGCGGCCAAGGCCGGAGCCATATCTCGGATTTGATGAAACGAAACGACGCGGAAGTGGTCGCCTTGTGCGACGTGGACGCGAAAGTGCTCGAATCGAGCGGGAAAATGGTCGAGGGCGCCACGAAAAAGGCCCCGAAACTCTACAAGGACGTTCGGGAGGTCATGGCGGCGAAGGACATAGACGCCGTCACGACGGCCACGCCGAACCACTGGCATTCGCTCATCGCCGTATGGGCGTGCCAGGCCGGCAAGGACGCGTATATCGAAAAACCCATGTCGCACAGCATCTACGAGGGCCGTCAGGTTATCGCCGCCGCGAAGAAAAACGGGCGCGTGGTCATGCACGGCACGCAATCCCGGTCGAATGGAACGCTGTTGCGCGACATCCGTTTGATTCATGAAGGGTTCATCGGAGAGATTTCACATTCACGCGGATATGTCTACAAGAACGGAAACCGCGGCCCGATCGGCTTTGGCAAACCGGGTCCGGCGCCCGACTACCTCGACTGGACGTTGTGGCAGGGTCCGTCGGTCGATCACGACTTTCTCGTGAAGGACGATTCCGGTCCGGGCGTGGTGAAGCAGGCGGGACCGGGGCTGTACGTCCACTACAACTGGCACTGGTGCTGGGAATACGGCAACGGCGAGATTGGAAACCAGGGCGTGCATGAAATGGACGTGGCATGCTGGGGACACAACCGCGGCCTTCCGGTGAAAGTCCACAGCGCCGGCGGACGTTACTGGTGGAAAGATCAGGGTGAAACCCCCAACACAATGGCCACCGTGTTCACCTACGAGGACGGCTCAATCATGACCTTTGAAGTGCGCAATCAGGGTTCATACAAGGAGGGCACGACGAAGGACGGAAAGGAAGGCGACGCCTGCGGCAACAGTTTCTTCGGAAGCAAGGGCTATTACGTGCGCGGCATCGGCTTCTTCGACTATCAGGACAAGCCCATTCCGGTTGATCAACCGGAAGGCCCCACGGACGGCAAGTGGGGCAACTGGCTGAAGGCCATCCGTACGCGCAAGCCGGAGGACAATTACGCGAACGAGGAGGTTTCGCACACCTCCTGTGCCCATATCCACATCGCCAATATCGCGTACCGCCTGGGCCGTTCGCTCGAATTCGACCCCAAAACGGAACAGTTCAAGGATGCCGACGCCAACAAACTCGACAAGCGCGAGTATCGCAAAGGCTTTGAAGTCCCGCAACTCGCGTGAATCCTTGCTTTGATGTGATGACGCCGGCCCGGGCAAAACGTCCGGGCCGGCGTTTCGTTCCGTTCGGACTCATACGGCAACCCGGCGGGATCAAGATACCGGGGGAAGGGCCTCGATGGCAGGGGCAATGTAATCCACAAGGGCGGCGGCGACGATTTCCGCCTTCCATCGTATGCCTTTGCCGTTCATGTGGCAGATATCGCCGAGGTACTCGACCGGAGGAACGTTTTCCAGGCTCTCGTAAACGGGAATATGCAACAGGTTTCTGTCGCGGCAGAACAGCCGGATCTCGTCGTTCAACAGGTCCATCAAGGCGCAGTGATTGGCCGACGTGTAATTGCATGTCCGGTCGTAATATTGGCGTTGCGCGCACGGAAGCGGGAAATGGGGATGCGCAATGCTGCACAGGGCAAACCGAATGCCGTTGCGGGCAAAAATCCGGCGGAGCATTTCCATGTTGGCGATGGTCAGATCCCTGATTTTACGGCGCATGGCGTCTTCGCCGGTCCGGTACAGGCGCTGGCCGAAACGCCAGACGAAACGCGACCGTGCAGCGATATGCAGTGCGTGCGGTTTTTCCAATTCGCCGACAAACTGGAGGTCGCGCCCCACGTCGTTGACCCCTTCGTATGCAATGACCAGATCGGGCTGCAGTTCCAGGTAATCGGGCAGAAGCAGAAAATGATTCGATGTGCCGATGCCTTCAATGCCGCAATTCAGGACCTCGATGGCCTTTCCGGGAAACCTCCCGCGCAATTCTCCTTCGAGGATCGCCGGATAAGTCAGATCGTTCGATGGACCCTCCACTGTGGTCGAGCCGCCGATGCACAAAATGCGGAACGTTCCGACCGGTTTCGGCACGGCAACGTCGGGCGCGCGAAACCCATAGCGGTTGGTCTCGAAATGCTGTTCCGGGTACTCGCCGGGCCGGGAACCGCGAAGTCCCCTTTTGTACCGGACCTGATAGGTTTCATACATGGATGTTTCCGGGACGCAGAGGTCTGCGTCGGTGTAAAGCAATCGCAGCGGGGCAAACACATACGCGGATTTCTTGTCCCTGTCGGGCAGGCCATACATTTCGACGGCATAGGGCCTTGCGGGCGGAACGGTTGCCAGGGATGCGGACACCGGTGCGCCGTCGCGCAGCGCCCGATTTGCAAGCGCGGCCAAGTCGTCGAGGCGAATAGGCGAAACGACGGGAAGGGATTTCCGAACGCGCAACGTCACCAACAGGTCGTCGTAGACTGTTTCCAGCATTCCGCTTGCGGAATACTTCAGCACCGTTTCGCTTTGCGTTCGGGCAAAGGACATGCGCTCCTCGTGATTCAGTTGAAGAAAGTGCGATCGCCGGCGCTCTTTTTGTTCCAGACTTTCGTTTTTCACCGGGATTTCCCAGTCGGCGGCGATTGGGCGTTGATTGTTCCAATCTTCCCAGCCAATTGACGAGGCGCTCTTCTTCAATGCGGGCTGTGCCCGATTGTTCGGCAGGAATTTCGACAGATTGTTTCCATTGGCCAGCACATAGGGATTCAATCGCGACAGCGGCCTCCCATCCCGCAACAAAATGTACGGATTGAAGCGTTGAACCCAACGATCCCCGGCCACGACGGCGGCCTCCAGCAGCAGCGCCACGACCGGCGCCCAAAGAAGCGCCCCCAAGACAATTTTCCATTTTGCCCAGCGCATCGGTCTCCTTGGCGGGTAGTCTGCAATACAAATCCGCGAAATAGTATTTCCCAAAGTACGGTTTGCGCCAAGTGATTTTCAACCAACAAAAAAAGACCCTCATGCGCCCGCTTCCTCCAGCGCCCCTGAAACCGCCTGCGCCGGGCCTTTTGGTTCGTCCCGCGGGGGTTGTGTATAATCCGCGCCACTCGAAAAACGGTTTGAAGGAAGGGTTATGACGCGCAGGCGCAGACAAGAATTGTTCGCGGGGCTATTCTTCGTCTCGCCGTACCTGATCGGCTTCCTGGGGCTGACGCTGATTCCACTGCTGGCCTCGTTTCTGTTCAGTTTCACCGACTACGATATTTTCAATGCGCCGCGATGGATTGGCCTTGAAAATTTCAAGCGGCTGGCGCAGGATCGCCTGTTCTGGACCTCGCTCTGGAATACGGCGTTTTTTACGGTTTTTTCGGTGCCGCTGGGTATGACGGTGGCGTTTATGCTCGCGTTGCTGCTGAACCGCCGGATTGTGGCGCGTCCCGTGTTCCGCACGATCTTTTTTTTGCCTTCGATCGTTCCGATTGTGGCGGCATCGGTCCTTTGGGTGTGGATTTTCAATTCCCAGTACGGGTATCTCAACTGGGCCCTGCAGCCGGTTTGCGACATGCTGAATCACGCGTTCGGGGCGCATCTCGCGCCGCCCAACTGGCTCCAGAGTCCGAAATGGGCCAAGCCGGCGCTGGTGTTGATGAGCGTGTGGGGCGTGGGCGGCACGATGGTCCTGTACCTCGCGGCGCTGCAAGATGTGCCGC includes:
- a CDS encoding Gfo/Idh/MocA family oxidoreductase produces the protein MAMSRRQFLGSTASAVIVAGTMAKGKVFGANDRIRVCCIGIRGQGRSHISDLMKRNDAEVVALCDVDAKVLESSGKMVEGATKKAPKLYKDVREVMAAKDIDAVTTATPNHWHSLIAVWACQAGKDAYIEKPMSHSIYEGRQVIAAAKKNGRVVMHGTQSRSNGTLLRDIRLIHEGFIGEISHSRGYVYKNGNRGPIGFGKPGPAPDYLDWTLWQGPSVDHDFLVKDDSGPGVVKQAGPGLYVHYNWHWCWEYGNGEIGNQGVHEMDVACWGHNRGLPVKVHSAGGRYWWKDQGETPNTMATVFTYEDGSIMTFEVRNQGSYKEGTTKDGKEGDACGNSFFGSKGYYVRGIGFFDYQDKPIPVDQPEGPTDGKWGNWLKAIRTRKPEDNYANEEVSHTSCAHIHIANIAYRLGRSLEFDPKTEQFKDADANKLDKREYRKGFEVPQLA
- a CDS encoding sugar ABC transporter permease encodes the protein MTRRRRQELFAGLFFVSPYLIGFLGLTLIPLLASFLFSFTDYDIFNAPRWIGLENFKRLAQDRLFWTSLWNTAFFTVFSVPLGMTVAFMLALLLNRRIVARPVFRTIFFLPSIVPIVAASVLWVWIFNSQYGYLNWALQPVCDMLNHAFGAHLAPPNWLQSPKWAKPALVLMSVWGVGGTMVLYLAALQDVPQTLYEVADLDGANAAQKVWHITLPMVSPILFFTLVMGLIGALQVFTQAFIMTKGGQPGVSTLFYCLYLFQNAFEYFRLGYASAMAWILFAIIGVITAFVFRTTGRYVYYEGGGSE